The proteins below are encoded in one region of Dehalococcoidia bacterium:
- a CDS encoding SH3 domain-containing protein: protein MPPDSDTTPPPDPPRRDMPRPPVPPGRRVAEFGRPSARPPQQPDQRLVPAIAEPSDQAFMRNPYVLAGLAVGGAIVLAVLVVFLFGSSSGSAGDDDGGLIIDPLTPGPSRGVGARTLAASTVREGPGLDYLAVGELNRNQDVEVVGRNEEGTWYNIYFPPGSSLRGWVPASALRLPSNTAAIPVVSVTPIPRPTVIIPTATPEPTEVTTATPTPTGTPAGGADLEARIVPGTCAPGVQLIINVMNRGPAGITSRAIQVLVQNTSGATLATAAQLATIPAGGQIDIATNYVVRERVIATIDPLQTLGDPNPANNRVDCVVSGVPTQPSGATPTPSSAVPPPIATATRTPTP, encoded by the coding sequence ATGCCGCCCGACTCTGACACTACGCCGCCGCCAGACCCGCCTCGTCGCGACATGCCCCGGCCGCCGGTCCCGCCTGGCCGCCGCGTAGCCGAGTTCGGCCGTCCTTCCGCAAGGCCGCCGCAGCAGCCTGACCAGCGCCTCGTCCCCGCAATCGCCGAGCCCTCCGACCAGGCGTTCATGCGCAACCCCTACGTCCTCGCTGGCCTCGCCGTCGGCGGCGCCATCGTCCTCGCGGTCCTCGTGGTCTTTCTCTTCGGCAGCAGTTCTGGCTCCGCCGGCGACGACGACGGCGGGCTGATCATCGACCCGCTGACCCCGGGGCCCTCGCGCGGCGTCGGCGCCCGCACGCTCGCTGCTTCCACCGTCCGCGAGGGGCCCGGGCTGGACTACCTCGCCGTCGGCGAACTCAACCGCAACCAGGACGTCGAGGTCGTGGGCCGGAATGAGGAGGGCACCTGGTACAACATCTACTTCCCGCCGGGTTCGTCCCTGCGTGGCTGGGTCCCTGCTTCCGCCCTGCGTTTACCGTCGAATACCGCCGCCATACCCGTGGTCTCGGTAACGCCAATCCCAAGGCCAACGGTGATTATCCCGACAGCCACGCCCGAACCCACCGAGGTCACCACGGCAACGCCCACGCCAACCGGCACGCCGGCCGGCGGCGCCGACCTGGAGGCCCGCATCGTGCCCGGCACCTGCGCACCCGGCGTGCAGCTCATCATCAACGTCATGAACCGGGGGCCGGCTGGCATCACCAGCCGCGCCATCCAGGTTTTGGTCCAGAACACCAGCGGCGCCACCCTGGCCACCGCCGCTCAGCTCGCCACCATCCCTGCCGGCGGCCAGATCGACATCGCCACCAACTACGTCGTGCGCGAGCGCGTCATAGCGACGATCGACCCGCTTCAGACCCTCGGCGACCCCAATCCGGCCAACAACCGGGTAGACTGCGTCGTGTCCGGTGTCCCGACGCAACCATCCGGGGCAACCCCGACGCCTTCGTCGGCGGTGCCGCCGCCGATAGCCACGGCCACCCGCACACCGACGCCCTGA
- a CDS encoding MmcQ/YjbR family DNA-binding protein, translated as MTWDEVVELACRLPGVEVSTSYGTPALKVRRKFMARLRQEDPEPDVMVLGAVDDIEQRMLMDTRPSVYFKRPHYKGHPSILIRLPNAEPGEVGALLEQSWRRLAPPRLLALLGGGA; from the coding sequence GTGACCTGGGACGAAGTCGTCGAGCTGGCCTGCCGGCTCCCGGGTGTCGAAGTCTCGACCTCTTACGGGACGCCCGCGCTGAAGGTGCGCAGGAAGTTCATGGCCCGGCTGCGCCAGGAAGACCCCGAACCCGATGTCATGGTCTTGGGCGCAGTCGACGACATCGAGCAGCGGATGCTCATGGACACGCGGCCGTCGGTGTACTTCAAGAGGCCGCACTACAAAGGCCATCCGAGCATCCTCATCCGGCTGCCGAATGCCGAGCCCGGCGAAGTCGGCGCGCTTCTGGAGCAGTCGTGGCGCCGCCTGGCGCCGCCGCGCCTCCTGGCGCTCCTGGGCGGCGGCGCGTGA
- a CDS encoding DinB family protein has translation MESADEIRRRLQDGQSRLFALLSGVTEEQFKRRPPATADDPQPWCIAEVLAHLLSHERLWAERIRLALQSDGARIDPSPPEAHEENARAGRHAAVPQLIHGLLGVRREVQKLLDTSTGPRGRMLPNTLWHSRLQQRLDLAWMFDKVAGHHEEHIAQIAALREAVGARPLVEDPR, from the coding sequence ATGGAGAGCGCTGACGAGATCCGAAGACGGCTGCAGGATGGCCAGTCGCGCCTTTTCGCGCTTCTTTCCGGGGTTACCGAGGAGCAGTTCAAGCGCAGGCCCCCGGCCACGGCGGATGACCCGCAGCCCTGGTGCATTGCTGAAGTGCTGGCGCATCTCCTGAGCCACGAGCGCCTCTGGGCAGAGAGGATCAGGCTCGCCCTGCAGAGCGATGGCGCCAGGATCGACCCTTCGCCGCCGGAAGCTCACGAGGAGAATGCGCGCGCGGGCAGGCACGCCGCGGTGCCGCAGCTGATCCACGGCCTCCTCGGCGTGCGGCGGGAGGTCCAGAAGCTCCTGGACACTTCCACCGGTCCCCGCGGACGCATGCTGCCGAACACCCTCTGGCACTCCCGGCTCCAGCAGCGCCTGGACCTGGCCTGGATGTTCGACAAGGTCGCGGGGCACCATGAGGAGCACATCGCCCAGATAGCCGCCCTGCGAGAGGCTGTCGGCGCGCGGCCGCTGGTGGAGGACCCGAGATGA